A genomic window from Quercus lobata isolate SW786 chromosome 10, ValleyOak3.0 Primary Assembly, whole genome shotgun sequence includes:
- the LOC115965838 gene encoding 11-beta-hydroxysteroid dehydrogenase 1B-like — MDLLQKLLNIVLLPLTLTAILFLLPPFLFLKYLFSLKRNIFSENVANKVVLITGASAGIGEHIAYEYARRGAILALVARREDRLRIVANKAQELGSPEAIVIRADVSKDEECKQFVDETVNHFGRLDHLVNNAGVIRVDLFEDSTDIASIMEINFWGSVYSTQYAVPHLRKSKGKIVVISSSAAWLSTPRLSFYSASKAAQICFFESLRAEFGPDIGITIVTPGVIESEMTQGQFLPKIEMPWMPVESTERCAKAIVDSTCKGDMYLTKPSWMRVGFWLRVLCPEVFEWCMHSMLVNRPCTHQNKDR, encoded by the exons atGGATTTGCTTCAAAAGTTATTGAACATTGTACTCCTTCCCTTAACTTTAACTGCCATCCTTTTCTTATTACCACCATTTCTTTTCCTCAAGTATctgttttctttaaaaagaaatatattcagTGAGAACGTGGCTAACAAAGTTGTACTCATCACTGGAGCATCTGCAGGAATTGGCGAG CATATTGCTTATGAGTATGCTAGGAGAGGTGCTATTTTAGCCCTTGTTGCAAGACGAGAGGACCGTCTTCGAATAGTTGCAAATAAAGCACAAGAACTAGGATCTCCAGAGGCTATTGTGATACGTGCAGATGTTTCCAAGGATGAAGAATGTAAACAATTTGTTGATGAGACAGTGAACCACTTTGGGCGAT TGGATCATTTGGTGAACAATGCTGGAGTAATAAGAGTGGACCTTTTTGAAGATTCAACTGACATTGCTTCCATTATG GAAATAAATTTCTGGGGTTCAGTGTATAGCACCCAATATGCAGTTCCACACCTAAGAAAAAGCAAAGGAAAGATTGTTGTAATTTCTTCATCTGCAGCATGGCTCAGTACTCCGAGATTAAGCTTCTACAGT GCAAGCAAGGCAGCCCAAATATGCTTTTTTGAGTCACTGAGAGCTGAGTTTGGTCCAGATATTGGAATAACCATTGTAACTCCTGGAGTAATTGAGTCAGAAATGACGCAAGGCCAATTTTTACCAAAG ATTGAAATGCCTTGGATGCCAGTTGAGTCAACAGAGAGGTGTGCCAAAGCAATTGTGGACAGCACTTGCAAAGGAGACATGTACTTGACTAAGCCATCTTGGATGAGGGTGGGATTTTGGCTGAGGGTCTTATGTCCTGAAGTTTTTGAGTGGTGTATGCACTCAATGTTAGTCAATCGCCCATGCACTCATCAAAACAAGGACCGCTAG